In Streptomyces chartreusis, the following proteins share a genomic window:
- a CDS encoding polyamine ABC transporter substrate-binding protein — MALPPMNSPLSRRNLLRTLGAGTLLGGLAGCGVRPAYVSPADRAATDVSATDKRLNWANWPLYIDTDDEDTTRRPTLEAFEKRTGISVDYVEEINDNDEFFGKISPALMNHQRTGRDLIVISDWMCARFVRLGWVQELDRARQPNVTEYLDPLLRSPAFDPGRKFTVPWQSGITGIAYNRRRLGREIRHVSDLWANDLKGRVTLLSGLDEAFALLMQGNGVDITRWTADDFHKVCDQVEKQIGRGQIRRFTGNDYIKDLSSGDVLACQAYSGDVIQLQADDPDIRFVVPEEGAELWSESLMVPNLARHKANAERLIDFYYEPEVAADLATWVNYVCPVPAARDVLASAKDEETAALAEDPLIFPDKAMRERLAIARDITSEERVEFAKRWNAIAGL; from the coding sequence ATGGCCCTCCCACCGATGAACTCCCCGCTGTCCCGCCGGAATCTGCTGCGCACGCTGGGTGCGGGCACCCTGCTCGGCGGGCTCGCCGGATGCGGTGTGCGGCCCGCCTATGTGTCGCCCGCCGACCGGGCCGCCACCGACGTCTCCGCCACCGACAAGCGGCTCAACTGGGCGAACTGGCCGCTGTACATCGACACGGACGACGAGGACACGACGCGCCGGCCCACGCTGGAGGCGTTCGAGAAGCGCACGGGCATCTCCGTCGACTACGTCGAGGAGATCAACGACAACGACGAGTTCTTCGGCAAGATCAGCCCGGCCCTGATGAACCACCAGCGCACCGGCCGCGACCTCATCGTCATCAGCGACTGGATGTGCGCCCGGTTCGTAAGGCTGGGCTGGGTGCAGGAGCTGGACCGGGCCCGTCAGCCGAACGTGACCGAGTACCTGGATCCGCTGCTGCGTTCACCGGCCTTCGACCCCGGACGGAAGTTCACCGTGCCGTGGCAGTCCGGCATCACCGGCATCGCGTACAACCGCCGCCGGCTGGGCCGCGAGATACGCCATGTCTCCGATCTGTGGGCGAACGACCTGAAGGGCCGGGTCACTCTGCTCTCCGGTCTCGACGAGGCGTTCGCCCTGCTCATGCAGGGCAACGGAGTCGACATCACCCGCTGGACGGCGGACGACTTCCACAAGGTGTGCGACCAGGTGGAGAAGCAGATCGGGCGGGGTCAGATCCGCCGCTTCACCGGCAACGACTACATCAAGGACCTGTCCAGCGGGGACGTCCTGGCCTGTCAGGCGTACTCGGGCGACGTCATCCAGCTCCAGGCGGACGACCCCGACATCCGCTTCGTCGTCCCCGAGGAGGGCGCCGAGCTGTGGTCGGAGTCCCTGATGGTCCCCAACCTCGCCCGCCACAAGGCCAACGCCGAGCGGCTGATCGACTTCTACTACGAGCCCGAGGTCGCCGCCGACCTGGCGACCTGGGTCAACTACGTCTGCCCCGTCCCCGCCGCCCGGGACGTCCTCGCCTCGGCCAAGGACGAGGAGACGGCCGCCCTGGCCGAGGACCCGCTGATCTTCCCGGACAAGGCGATGCGCGAACGCCTCGCCATCGCCCGGGACATCACGTCGGAGGAGCGGGTGGAATTCGCCAAGCGGTGGAACGCGATCGCCGGGTTGTAG
- a CDS encoding gamma-aminobutyraldehyde dehydrogenase → MSTELRRLRNYIDGEFRDAADGRTTEVVNPATGEAYATAPLSGQADVDAAMEAAARAFPAWRDATPAERQKALLKIADAFEERAEELIAAEVENTGKPIGLTRSEEIPPMVDQIRFFAGAARMLEGRSAGEYMEGLTSIVRREPIGVCAQVAPWNYPMMMAVWKFAPALAAGNTVVLKPSDTTPASTVLIAEIIGSVLPKGVFNVITGDRDTGRLMVEHRTPAMASITGSVRAGMSVAESASKDLKRVHLELGGKAPVVVFEDTDIAKAVEDISVAGFFNAGQDCTAATRVLVHESIHDEFVQALAKAAADTKTGQPDDEDVLFGPLNNPNQLKQVSGFIERLPAHAKVEAGGHQVGDKGYFFAPTVVSGLKQDDEIVQKEVFGPVITVQSFTDEAQAVEWANGVEYALASSVWTKDHGRAMRMSKVLDFGCVWINTHIPLVAEMPHGGFKKSGYGKDLSAYGFDDYTRIKHVMTSLDA, encoded by the coding sequence GTGAGCACCGAGCTGCGTCGTCTGCGCAACTACATCGACGGTGAGTTCCGGGACGCCGCCGACGGACGGACCACCGAGGTGGTCAACCCCGCGACGGGCGAGGCGTACGCGACCGCGCCGCTGTCCGGGCAGGCGGACGTCGACGCCGCGATGGAGGCCGCCGCGCGCGCCTTCCCCGCGTGGCGCGACGCCACCCCCGCCGAGCGCCAGAAGGCTCTGCTGAAGATCGCGGACGCCTTCGAGGAGCGCGCCGAGGAACTGATCGCGGCCGAGGTGGAGAACACCGGCAAGCCGATCGGCCTCACGCGGTCCGAGGAGATCCCGCCGATGGTCGACCAGATCCGCTTCTTCGCCGGCGCGGCGCGGATGCTGGAGGGCCGCTCGGCCGGCGAGTACATGGAGGGCCTGACCTCCATCGTGCGCCGTGAGCCGATCGGCGTCTGCGCGCAGGTCGCGCCCTGGAACTACCCGATGATGATGGCCGTATGGAAGTTCGCCCCGGCGCTCGCCGCGGGCAACACGGTCGTCCTGAAGCCGTCCGACACGACCCCCGCGTCGACGGTCCTGATCGCCGAGATCATCGGCTCGGTCCTGCCCAAGGGCGTCTTCAACGTCATCACCGGCGACCGTGACACCGGCCGCCTCATGGTCGAGCACCGGACCCCCGCGATGGCCTCCATCACCGGGTCCGTGCGCGCCGGCATGTCGGTCGCGGAGTCCGCGTCCAAGGACCTCAAGCGGGTCCACCTGGAGCTCGGCGGCAAGGCGCCGGTCGTGGTCTTCGAGGACACCGACATCGCCAAGGCCGTCGAGGACATCTCCGTCGCGGGCTTCTTCAACGCGGGCCAGGACTGCACGGCCGCCACGCGCGTCCTCGTCCACGAGTCCATCCACGACGAGTTCGTGCAGGCGCTCGCGAAGGCCGCGGCCGACACCAAGACGGGCCAGCCGGACGACGAGGACGTGCTCTTCGGTCCCCTCAACAACCCCAACCAGCTCAAGCAGGTCTCCGGGTTCATCGAGCGGCTGCCGGCCCACGCCAAGGTCGAGGCCGGCGGTCACCAGGTCGGTGACAAGGGGTACTTCTTCGCCCCGACCGTCGTGTCCGGGCTGAAGCAGGACGACGAGATCGTCCAGAAGGAGGTCTTCGGGCCGGTCATCACCGTCCAGTCCTTCACGGACGAGGCGCAGGCCGTCGAGTGGGCGAACGGCGTCGAGTACGCGCTGGCGTCGTCGGTGTGGACCAAGGACCACGGGCGCGCGATGCGGATGTCCAAGGTGCTGGACTTCGGCTGCGTGTGGATCAACACGCACATCCCGCTGGTCGCGGAGATGCCGCACGGCGGGTTCAAGAAGTCCGGCTACGGCAAGGACCTCTCGGCGTACGGCTTCGACGACTACACGCGGATCAAGCACGTCATGACGTCGCTGGACGCGTAG
- a CDS encoding Lrp/AsnC family transcriptional regulator, which translates to MHSDVVASRSAEHRDSRESRNGGGPTLDAVSLAIIEQLQEDGRRPYAAIGKAVGLSEAAVRQRVQKLLDQGVMQIVAVTDPLTVGFRRQAMVGVNVEGDVESVADALTAMSECEYVVMTAGSFDLMVEIVCEDDDHLLDVINRRIRALPGVRSTESFVYLKLKKQTYMWGTR; encoded by the coding sequence GTGCACAGTGACGTCGTGGCCAGTCGAAGCGCAGAGCACAGGGACTCCCGCGAGTCCAGGAACGGCGGCGGTCCCACGCTGGACGCCGTCTCCCTCGCCATCATCGAACAACTTCAGGAGGACGGCCGCCGGCCGTACGCCGCCATCGGCAAGGCCGTGGGCCTGTCCGAGGCGGCCGTGCGCCAGCGCGTCCAGAAGCTGCTCGACCAGGGCGTCATGCAGATCGTCGCCGTCACGGACCCGCTCACCGTGGGCTTCCGGCGGCAGGCGATGGTCGGCGTGAACGTCGAGGGCGACGTGGAATCCGTGGCCGACGCGCTGACCGCCATGTCCGAATGCGAGTACGTGGTGATGACCGCCGGGTCCTTCGACCTGATGGTGGAGATCGTCTGCGAGGACGACGACCACCTCCTGGACGTCATCAACAGACGCATCCGGGCCCTCCCCGGAGTGCGCTCGACGGAGAGCTTCGTCTACCTCAAGCTCAAGAAGCAGACCTACATGTGGGGAACCCGATAA
- a CDS encoding aspartate aminotransferase family protein, protein MSTDTPQDLSRTAYDHLWMHFTRMSSYEKAPVPTIVRGEGTYIYDDKGRRYLDGLAGLFVVQAGHGRTELAETAFKQAQELAFFPVWSYAHPKAVELAERLAHEAPGDLNKVFFTTGGGEAVETAWKLAKQYFKLVGKPTKYKVISRAVAYHGTPQGALSITGLPGLKAPFEPLVPGAHKVPNTNIYRAPIFGDDPEAYGRWAADQIEQQILFEGPDTVAAVFLEPVQNAGGCFPPPPGYFQRVREICDQYDVLLVSDEVICAFGRLGTTFACDKFDYVPDMITCAKGMTSGYSPIGACIISDRLAEPFYKGDNTFLHGYTFGGHPVSAAVGLANLDLFEREGLNKHVLDNEGAFRGTLEKLYDLPIVGDVRGNGFFYGIELVKDKATKESFNDEETERVLYGFLSKKLFENGLYCRADDRGDPVIQLAPPLISNQETFDEIEQILRETLSEAWTKL, encoded by the coding sequence GTGAGCACCGACACCCCTCAGGACCTCAGCAGGACCGCGTACGACCACTTGTGGATGCACTTCACGCGTATGTCCTCGTACGAGAAGGCTCCCGTCCCGACCATCGTCCGGGGCGAGGGCACCTACATCTACGACGACAAGGGCAGGCGCTACCTCGACGGGCTCGCCGGCCTGTTCGTGGTCCAGGCCGGCCACGGGCGCACCGAGCTCGCCGAGACCGCGTTCAAGCAGGCCCAGGAGCTGGCGTTCTTCCCGGTGTGGTCCTACGCCCACCCGAAGGCGGTCGAGCTGGCGGAGCGGCTGGCCCACGAGGCCCCGGGCGACCTCAACAAGGTCTTCTTCACCACCGGCGGCGGCGAGGCGGTGGAGACCGCCTGGAAGCTCGCCAAGCAGTACTTCAAGCTGGTCGGCAAGCCCACCAAGTACAAGGTCATCTCGCGCGCCGTCGCCTACCACGGCACCCCGCAGGGCGCCCTGTCCATCACCGGCCTGCCGGGCCTGAAGGCGCCCTTCGAGCCGCTGGTGCCGGGTGCGCACAAGGTCCCGAACACCAACATCTACCGCGCCCCGATCTTCGGCGACGACCCCGAGGCCTACGGCCGCTGGGCCGCCGACCAGATCGAGCAGCAGATCCTCTTCGAGGGCCCGGACACCGTCGCCGCGGTGTTCCTGGAGCCGGTGCAGAACGCGGGCGGCTGCTTCCCGCCCCCGCCCGGCTACTTCCAGCGGGTGCGCGAGATCTGCGACCAGTACGACGTGCTGCTGGTGTCGGACGAGGTCATCTGTGCCTTCGGCCGCCTGGGCACGACGTTCGCCTGCGACAAGTTCGACTACGTCCCGGACATGATCACCTGCGCCAAGGGCATGACCTCGGGCTACTCCCCGATCGGCGCCTGCATCATCTCCGACCGGCTGGCCGAGCCGTTCTACAAGGGCGACAACACCTTCCTGCACGGCTACACCTTCGGCGGCCACCCGGTCTCCGCGGCCGTGGGCCTCGCCAACCTCGACCTGTTCGAGCGGGAGGGCCTCAACAAGCACGTCCTCGACAACGAGGGCGCCTTCCGCGGCACGCTGGAGAAGCTGTACGACCTGCCGATCGTCGGCGACGTCCGCGGCAACGGCTTCTTCTACGGCATCGAGCTGGTGAAGGACAAGGCCACCAAGGAGTCCTTCAACGACGAGGAGACCGAGCGCGTCCTGTACGGCTTCCTGTCCAAGAAGCTCTTCGAGAACGGCCTGTACTGCCGTGCGGACGACCGCGGCGACCCGGTCATCCAGCTCGCCCCGCCGCTGATCTCCAACCAGGAGACGTTCGACGAGATCGAGCAGATCCTGCGCGAGACGCTGTCGGAGGCGTGGACGAAGCTGTGA
- a CDS encoding ABC transporter ATP-binding protein, protein MVAPPDNDVLWARALHFSYNDGSPALSGVSLGVQEGEILAVIGPRGSGKTALLRCLSGLAPAGRGEVWFNSVPVHTMGPVARERLRRDRFAWVDPTPSLVPELNVWENTALPLMLRGTSRRRAKKAALEWLERLDVGEAARKRPHQLVQAVRQRVSIARALAPSPTVLFADEPTAPLHRADRTHVLRTLTTAARSHGITVVLASHDADTAVLADRSVTLLDGRRVNTVQLPPVTEAEGRAACSLSA, encoded by the coding sequence ATGGTGGCCCCGCCGGACAACGACGTGCTCTGGGCACGTGCCCTGCACTTCTCGTACAACGACGGCTCGCCCGCGCTCAGCGGCGTCTCGCTCGGTGTCCAGGAGGGGGAGATCCTCGCCGTCATCGGTCCGCGCGGCAGCGGCAAGACCGCCCTGCTGCGCTGTCTGTCCGGCCTGGCCCCGGCGGGGCGCGGCGAGGTCTGGTTCAACAGCGTGCCGGTGCACACGATGGGCCCGGTGGCCCGCGAGCGGCTGCGCCGGGACCGGTTCGCCTGGGTCGATCCCACACCGTCGCTCGTCCCCGAACTGAACGTCTGGGAGAACACGGCCCTGCCGCTGATGCTGCGCGGCACCAGCCGCCGCCGCGCCAAGAAGGCCGCGCTGGAGTGGCTGGAGCGCCTGGACGTCGGTGAGGCGGCCCGCAAGCGCCCGCACCAGCTGGTCCAGGCGGTACGTCAGCGAGTCAGCATCGCCCGTGCGCTGGCCCCCTCGCCGACGGTGCTGTTCGCAGACGAGCCGACGGCACCCCTGCACCGCGCCGACCGGACGCACGTGCTGCGCACCCTGACGACGGCCGCCCGCTCGCACGGCATCACCGTGGTGCTGGCCAGCCATGACGCGGACACGGCAGTCCTTGCCGACCGCAGCGTGACACTGCTCGACGGGCGGCGCGTGAACACCGTGCAGCTGCCTCCGGTCACCGAGGCGGAAGGCCGGGCCGCGTGCTCGCTCTCCGCCTGA
- a CDS encoding VOC family protein codes for MSAPAYQQMIFVNLPVNDLDASKKFFTGLGYSINAQFSDENAASVVISDTIVAMLLTKPFYSTFTKKEIADATTTSEVLICLSAESRDKVDELVEKAVAAGGTASDKVQDMGFMYGRAFDDLDGHTWEVVWMDPSAVEG; via the coding sequence ATGAGCGCCCCCGCCTACCAGCAGATGATCTTCGTCAACCTGCCCGTGAACGACCTCGACGCGTCGAAGAAGTTCTTCACGGGGCTGGGTTACTCGATCAACGCGCAGTTCAGCGACGAGAACGCGGCGTCCGTCGTGATCAGCGACACCATCGTCGCGATGCTGCTCACCAAGCCGTTCTACTCGACCTTCACCAAGAAGGAGATCGCGGACGCCACGACGACCAGCGAGGTGCTGATCTGTCTGAGCGCCGAGAGCCGCGACAAGGTGGACGAGCTGGTCGAGAAGGCGGTCGCCGCCGGCGGCACCGCGTCGGACAAGGTCCAGGACATGGGCTTCATGTACGGCCGCGCCTTCGACGACCTCGACGGCCACACCTGGGAGGTCGTGTGGATGGACCCGTCGGCCGTCGAGGGCTGA
- a CDS encoding LOG family protein has protein sequence MQTMPAHAAHHDDREIETIEEFDATVSARGSLAGFRVQAVDLTDRTRELLGTDTSGAVFLGCAMREEAAAKIRTGGALVFPPVPDLPFDPYRGLVYSPDELFASLSDGYESTPDAHAYAWFQRTKADRDVYASMLRAIHDDSVSDALDELLSGARVVGVMGGHAMRRGTQEYEGAARLGRELTRAGLTVATGGGPGAMEAANLGAYAAPLDDAMLTDALRLLAKAPGFTPSITDWASAAFEVRSRWPKGGRSVGIPTWFYGHEPPNPFASHIAKYFANATREDGLLARSNAGVVFLPGAAGTVQEIFDNATPNYYESRGEPTPMVLVDRAHWTERLPAWPLLKSLARERSMDARIALVDRIEEAPEALKRLGS, from the coding sequence GTGCAGACGATGCCCGCCCATGCGGCCCACCACGACGACCGTGAGATAGAGACGATCGAGGAGTTCGACGCGACCGTCTCGGCGCGCGGCTCCCTCGCCGGATTCCGTGTCCAGGCAGTCGACCTGACGGACCGTACGCGCGAACTGCTCGGCACGGACACCAGCGGTGCCGTCTTCCTCGGCTGCGCGATGCGCGAGGAGGCGGCCGCGAAGATCCGCACCGGCGGCGCCCTGGTCTTCCCGCCGGTCCCGGACCTCCCCTTCGACCCGTACCGGGGCCTGGTCTACTCCCCCGACGAACTCTTCGCCTCCCTCTCGGACGGCTACGAGAGCACCCCGGACGCCCACGCCTACGCCTGGTTCCAGCGGACGAAGGCCGACCGCGACGTCTACGCCTCCATGCTCCGCGCCATCCACGACGACTCCGTCTCGGACGCCCTCGACGAACTCCTTTCCGGCGCCCGGGTGGTGGGCGTGATGGGCGGCCACGCGATGCGCCGCGGCACACAGGAGTACGAGGGTGCCGCGCGGCTCGGCCGGGAGCTGACCCGCGCCGGTCTCACCGTCGCCACCGGCGGCGGCCCGGGCGCGATGGAGGCCGCCAATCTCGGCGCGTACGCCGCCCCGCTCGATGACGCGATGCTCACCGACGCCCTCCGACTCCTCGCGAAGGCACCGGGGTTCACGCCCTCGATCACCGACTGGGCGTCGGCGGCCTTCGAGGTGCGCTCCCGCTGGCCCAAGGGCGGCCGCTCCGTCGGCATCCCGACCTGGTTCTACGGCCACGAGCCGCCGAACCCCTTCGCCTCGCACATCGCGAAGTACTTCGCCAACGCCACCCGCGAGGACGGCCTGCTGGCCCGCTCGAACGCCGGCGTCGTGTTCCTGCCGGGAGCCGCCGGGACCGTACAGGAGATCTTCGACAACGCGACGCCGAACTACTACGAGTCGCGCGGCGAACCGACCCCGATGGTGCTGGTCGACCGAGCGCACTGGACGGAGCGGCTGCCCGCCTGGCCGCTGCTCAAGTCCCTTGCCCGGGAGCGGTCGATGGACGCCCGGATCGCCCTGGTTGACCGGATCGAGGAGGCGCCGGAGGCGTTGAAACGCCTCGGCAGTTAA
- a CDS encoding LAETG motif-containing sortase-dependent surface protein: MRALGVASASAALALSAAGTALACNISEFSAEAKCDGDKGVITVTDVDPSGVPATITVFLQNNGADLKKVGEQVVKGSREGVTITFAEDWKPDAEYRVHVKAAGYVDEDIKPNLTTPSTACKKEEPPAPSDTPTPSAPASTPAEETDSPTPTPSESDSTPPASSAPSPAAGDSNLAETGANSNTGMIAGIAVGLVALGGGAVFFGLRRRGASSDR, from the coding sequence GTGCGCGCTCTGGGTGTCGCCTCCGCGTCGGCCGCACTCGCGCTCTCCGCTGCGGGCACCGCGCTCGCGTGCAACATCAGTGAATTCTCCGCCGAAGCCAAGTGCGACGGCGACAAGGGCGTCATCACCGTCACCGACGTGGACCCCAGCGGTGTCCCGGCGACCATCACGGTGTTCCTCCAGAACAACGGCGCCGACCTGAAGAAGGTCGGTGAGCAGGTGGTCAAGGGCTCCCGCGAGGGCGTCACCATCACCTTCGCCGAGGACTGGAAGCCGGACGCCGAGTACCGCGTCCACGTCAAGGCGGCCGGCTATGTCGACGAGGACATCAAGCCGAACCTGACGACGCCGTCCACGGCCTGCAAGAAGGAGGAGCCGCCGGCCCCGTCGGACACCCCGACCCCGTCGGCCCCCGCCTCGACCCCGGCCGAGGAGACCGACTCGCCGACCCCGACCCCGTCGGAGAGCGACAGCACCCCTCCCGCGAGCAGCGCCCCGTCCCCCGCGGCCGGTGACTCCAACCTCGCCGAGACCGGTGCGAACTCCAACACCGGCATGATCGCGGGCATCGCGGTCGGCCTGGTCGCCCTCGGCGGCGGCGCGGTCTTCTTCGGCCTCCGCCGACGCGGCGCGAGCAGCGACCGCTGA
- a CDS encoding DEAD/DEAH box helicase: MPRRPQKPNRRASSSPAPSASPPREFRLPESTTPALPAVEDFAALDMPAGLLKTLTAQGVTTPFPIQGATLPNSLAGRDLLGRGRTGSGKTLAFGLALLARTAGLRAQPKAPLALVLVPTRELAQQVTDALTPYATAVNLRLTTVVGGLSITKQAGALRRGAEVLVATPGRLNDLVERGDCVLGDVRITVLDEADQMTDMGFLPQITKVIQQVRPDGQRMLFSATLDRNIDRLVQRFLTDPVVHSVDPSAGAVTTMEHYVLHVQDETDKKAVTTRIAARDGRVILFLDTKRAADRLTKRLLAVGVRAAALHGGRSQPQRNRTLEQFKSGQVTALVATNVAARGIHVDDLDLVVNVDPPTDHKDYLHRGGRTARAGGSGSVATLVLPDQKREVTRLMSDAGIRPRTSRITSSDPELAVITGAREPSGVAVTIEVPQPVTPAASRADGKTGRRSAGRRRSGGEAKAAAGGAPRTGGRGTERRTASGAPASGGTSATGGRGTARRTASGGASGGTVRAGGRGSDRRSAAGAASGAGAGSSAGKAPRGGAGRRSAGTGDAGATGNRNVDRRGGRRTSAN; encoded by the coding sequence ATGCCCCGCAGGCCCCAGAAGCCGAATCGGCGCGCCTCGTCGTCGCCCGCACCGTCCGCGTCGCCGCCGAGGGAATTCCGGCTGCCGGAGAGCACGACCCCCGCACTTCCCGCCGTGGAGGACTTCGCCGCTCTGGACATGCCGGCCGGGCTGCTGAAGACGCTCACCGCGCAGGGCGTGACCACCCCCTTCCCCATCCAGGGCGCCACCCTGCCCAACTCGCTCGCCGGCCGTGATCTGCTCGGACGCGGGCGCACCGGCTCCGGCAAGACCCTCGCGTTCGGTCTGGCGCTGCTGGCCCGCACGGCCGGGCTGCGCGCGCAGCCCAAGGCGCCCCTCGCCCTGGTGCTGGTGCCCACCCGTGAGCTCGCCCAGCAGGTGACGGACGCCCTGACCCCCTACGCGACGGCCGTGAACCTCCGGCTGACCACCGTGGTGGGCGGGCTGTCGATCACCAAGCAGGCGGGTGCGCTGCGGCGCGGCGCGGAAGTGCTCGTGGCCACTCCCGGCCGGCTCAACGACCTCGTGGAACGCGGCGACTGCGTGCTCGGCGACGTGCGCATCACGGTGCTGGACGAGGCCGACCAGATGACCGACATGGGCTTCCTGCCGCAGATCACCAAGGTGATCCAGCAGGTACGGCCGGACGGGCAGCGCATGCTCTTCTCGGCCACGCTGGACCGCAACATCGACCGCCTCGTGCAGCGGTTCCTGACCGACCCCGTGGTGCACTCCGTGGACCCGTCCGCGGGCGCGGTGACGACCATGGAGCACTACGTTCTCCATGTCCAGGACGAGACCGACAAGAAGGCCGTCACCACGCGCATCGCGGCCAGGGACGGGCGGGTCATCCTCTTCCTCGACACCAAGCGGGCCGCCGACCGGCTGACCAAGCGGCTCCTGGCCGTCGGTGTCCGCGCGGCGGCGCTGCACGGGGGCCGCTCGCAGCCGCAGCGCAATCGGACCCTGGAGCAGTTCAAGAGCGGCCAGGTCACCGCACTGGTCGCGACGAACGTCGCCGCCCGGGGTATACACGTCGACGACCTCGACCTCGTCGTGAACGTCGATCCCCCCACCGATCACAAGGACTACCTGCACCGGGGCGGCCGTACGGCCCGTGCCGGCGGTTCCGGCAGTGTGGCCACGCTGGTCCTGCCCGACCAGAAGCGGGAAGTCACCCGGCTCATGTCGGACGCGGGCATCCGCCCCCGGACGTCCCGGATCACGTCGAGCGACCCGGAACTGGCCGTCATCACCGGCGCGCGCGAGCCTTCCGGCGTGGCCGTCACCATCGAGGTCCCCCAGCCGGTGACGCCGGCGGCTTCCCGCGCCGACGGGAAGACCGGCAGGCGGTCCGCCGGCCGGCGCCGGAGCGGCGGCGAGGCCAAGGCGGCCGCCGGTGGCGCCCCCAGGACGGGAGGCCGGGGCACGGAGCGCCGGACCGCGTCCGGGGCACCGGCGTCCGGCGGCACCTCCGCCACGGGCGGGCGAGGAACCGCTCGCCGGACGGCGTCCGGCGGGGCGTCGGGCGGCACCGTCCGGGCGGGTGGTCGTGGCTCCGACCGCCGGTCCGCAGCCGGTGCGGCGTCCGGCGCGGGCGCCGGTTCCAGCGCCGGCAAGGCCCCGCGCGGCGGCGCCGGCCGACGGTCGGCCGGCACGGGCGACGCCGGCGCGACGGGGAACCGCAACGTCGACCGCCGCGGCGGCCGGCGCACCTCCGCCAACTAG
- a CDS encoding cold-shock protein: MAQGTVKWFNSEKGFGFIEQDGGGPDVFAHYSNIATQGFRELQEGQRVTFDVTQGQKGPQAENIVPA; this comes from the coding sequence ATGGCACAGGGAACCGTGAAGTGGTTCAACTCTGAAAAGGGTTTCGGCTTCATCGAGCAGGACGGCGGCGGCCCCGACGTCTTCGCCCACTACTCGAACATCGCGACCCAGGGCTTCCGTGAGCTCCAGGAAGGCCAGCGGGTCACCTTCGACGTCACGCAGGGCCAGAAGGGCCCGCAGGCGGAGAACATCGTTCCCGCCTGA
- a CDS encoding maleylpyruvate isomerase family mycothiol-dependent enzyme, whose translation MTLLAHDRYCDEIAHQVGLLRAVLTSGADLSATVPTCPDWSLEQLVRHTGGALRWVELMVRTRAQDEIPEEKVPLHGGPDGEGDPVALDAWLAETGDMLVGALREAGPDTTMWGWAGVHSSGFWARRMAHELTIHRADATLAAGLPYEVAPDIAADAIDEWLQIIEWAQRNMPDDPTTDLRRPGSIHLHAADGSPTLDAEWLIDLSGDVIAWRRGHEKATVALRGPLTAVLLGFYRRLPLDSDELEVLGERELLEFWLERASF comes from the coding sequence ATGACACTCCTGGCCCATGACCGCTACTGCGACGAGATCGCCCACCAGGTCGGCCTGCTGCGGGCCGTGCTGACCTCCGGCGCCGATCTGTCGGCGACCGTCCCCACCTGCCCGGACTGGTCGCTGGAACAGCTCGTGCGGCACACCGGCGGCGCCCTGCGCTGGGTGGAGCTGATGGTGCGGACGCGGGCGCAGGACGAGATCCCGGAGGAGAAGGTCCCGCTCCACGGCGGCCCCGACGGCGAGGGAGACCCAGTCGCCCTGGACGCCTGGCTGGCGGAGACCGGCGACATGCTGGTCGGCGCGCTGAGGGAGGCCGGGCCCGACACGACGATGTGGGGCTGGGCCGGGGTCCACAGCTCCGGGTTCTGGGCCCGCCGTATGGCCCACGAGCTCACCATCCACCGCGCCGACGCCACGCTCGCCGCCGGACTGCCCTACGAGGTCGCGCCCGACATCGCCGCCGACGCGATCGACGAGTGGCTCCAGATCATCGAGTGGGCCCAGCGGAACATGCCGGACGATCCGACGACGGACCTGCGCCGGCCGGGCAGCATCCACCTGCATGCCGCGGACGGCAGCCCGACGCTGGACGCCGAGTGGCTGATCGATCTTTCCGGGGACGTGATCGCCTGGCGGCGCGGCCATGAGAAGGCGACCGTCGCGCTCAGGGGGCCGCTCACCGCCGTACTGCTCGGGTTCTACCGTCGGCTGCCGCTGGACAGCGACGAGCTGGAGGTGCTCGGCGAGCGGGAACTGCTGGAGTTCTGGCTGGAGCGGGCCAGCTTCTAG